A genome region from Scyliorhinus torazame isolate Kashiwa2021f chromosome 11, sScyTor2.1, whole genome shotgun sequence includes the following:
- the bhlhe22 gene encoding class E basic helix-loop-helix protein 22 — MERSLHLNASHEDLFHQTLSASAKRLESTFRPAAALELSLAEPQSPMVCFEQAEPEPVAQQPGGEGIRAGSGKYSEQHVTSCRESSGGDQSVDDDSDERCELLLLRQSGSERPGSLAAVAKVDGGTGGKKNKEQRALRLSINARERRRMHDLNDALDELRSVIPYAHSPSVRKLSKIATLLLAKNYILMQAQALEEMRRLVAYLNQGQSLPAALPSSAATLTPSLGAYEQAAAVGYPFTASSLAVAAAAATCPDKCAATTTLYNNVTSSLCKQCSDKP, encoded by the coding sequence ATGGAAAGAAGCCTCCACCTCAATGCATCGCATGAGGATCTTTTCCACCAAACTCTCAGCGCCTcggccaaaaggctggagagcaCTTTCCGCCCGGCCGCCGCTCTTGAGCTCTCGCTGGCCGAGCCCCAGTCCCCGATGGTGTGCTTCGAGCAAGCGGAGCCCGAGCCTGTGGCTCAGcagccggggggggaggggatccgGGCTGGCAGCGGCAAGTACAGCGAGCAGCATGTCACCTCGTGCCGGGAGAGCAGCGGCGGCGACCAGAGTGTGGACGATGACAGCGACGAGCGCTGTGAGCTGCTGCTGCTCCGGCAGAGCGGCTCGGAGCGGCCCGGCTCGCTGGCCGCCGTGGCCAAAGTGGACGGGGGCACGGGCGGCAAGAAGAACAAGGAGCAGCGAGCCCTGCGGCTCAGCATCAACGCCCGGGAGAGGAGGCGGATGCACGACTTAAACGATGCGCTGGACGAGCTGAGGTCGGTCATCCCTTACGCGCACAGCCCGTCCGTCAGGAAGCTCTCCAAGATCGCCACTCTGCTGCTGGCCAAGAACTACATCCTGATGCAGGCTCAGGCGCTGGAGGAGATGAGGAGGCTGGTGGCGTACCTCAACCAGGGCCAGAGCTTGCCGGCAGCGCTGCCCTCCTccgccgccaccctcacccccagcctgGGAGCCTACGAGCAAGCGGCGGCCGTCGGCTACCCGTTCACAGCCAGCAGCCTGGCGGTGGCAGCAGCGGCGGCCACTTGCCCGGACAAGTGCGCCGCCACCACCACTCTTTACAACAATGTCACAtccagtctctgtaaacagtgcagcGACAAGCCTTAA